Proteins encoded in a region of the Schaalia hyovaginalis genome:
- the cimA gene encoding citramalate synthase: MKDHVAIYDTTLRDGAQQEGISLTVSDKIAALAILDDLGVDYIEGGWPGAIPKDTAFFERARNVKLHHARLAAFGATTKAGVRAAEDPQVAALLRSGASVITLVAKSDPRHVTRALRTTVEENLRMVRDTVEYLTAEGVDVMVDLEHFFDGLAFDADYGMTVMLEAARAGAVAVIPCDTNGGNLPSVIGEVTRRARSLLDEAGSTGCVLGIHTHNDTGCAVANAIAAVEAGARHVQGTVNGYGERTGNANILTCAANLQLKLGYDVIPPASMGSLDSVSHRMAELVNIPPFARDPYVGQSAFAHKAGLHASAIRVDPDLYQHIDPAVVGNGMRMLVSEMAGRSSIELKAEELGIDLTSVPNAAAILAQKVKEREAEGYTYDAADASFELLALSELGRLPRFLRVESWKVTTQEIAEVQGEPYAATEATVKIHTDRRHIRTAEGNGPVNALDRALRHVMTRDYPVCANFELTDFKVRILDEDRAGTDATIRVLIEMTDGRRAWSTVGIGTDVIEASWEALFNAYWWGLLHSGATSLLQE, encoded by the coding sequence GTGAAGGACCACGTCGCCATCTACGACACCACGCTGCGTGACGGCGCCCAGCAGGAGGGCATCTCCCTCACGGTCTCCGACAAGATCGCCGCGCTCGCGATCCTCGACGACCTCGGCGTCGACTACATCGAGGGCGGTTGGCCGGGCGCGATCCCGAAGGACACGGCCTTCTTCGAGCGGGCCCGCAACGTCAAGCTCCACCACGCGAGGCTCGCGGCCTTCGGCGCGACGACCAAGGCCGGTGTCCGGGCCGCCGAGGACCCTCAGGTCGCGGCGCTGCTGCGATCGGGCGCCTCCGTGATCACCCTGGTCGCGAAGTCGGACCCGCGGCACGTGACGAGGGCCCTGCGCACCACCGTCGAGGAGAACCTCCGGATGGTCCGCGACACCGTCGAGTACCTCACCGCCGAGGGCGTGGACGTCATGGTCGACCTCGAGCACTTCTTCGACGGCCTGGCCTTCGATGCGGACTACGGCATGACGGTCATGCTCGAGGCGGCCCGGGCCGGGGCCGTCGCCGTGATCCCCTGCGATACGAACGGCGGGAACCTGCCCTCCGTGATCGGCGAGGTGACGCGGCGCGCCCGCAGCCTCCTCGACGAGGCCGGTTCCACCGGGTGCGTTCTCGGGATCCACACCCACAACGACACCGGCTGCGCGGTCGCGAATGCGATCGCGGCGGTCGAGGCCGGGGCGCGGCACGTCCAGGGCACGGTGAACGGCTACGGTGAGCGCACGGGCAACGCGAACATCCTGACCTGCGCGGCGAACCTCCAGCTCAAGCTCGGATACGACGTCATTCCGCCCGCTTCGATGGGGTCCTTGGACTCCGTGTCGCATCGCATGGCCGAGCTCGTCAACATCCCGCCCTTCGCGCGCGACCCCTACGTCGGGCAGTCGGCCTTCGCCCACAAGGCGGGGCTTCACGCCTCCGCGATCCGCGTCGACCCCGACTTGTATCAGCACATCGATCCGGCGGTCGTCGGGAACGGGATGCGGATGCTCGTTTCGGAGATGGCGGGCAGGTCCTCGATCGAGCTCAAGGCCGAGGAACTGGGCATCGACCTCACCTCCGTGCCGAACGCGGCGGCGATCCTCGCCCAGAAGGTCAAGGAGCGCGAGGCCGAGGGCTACACCTACGATGCGGCGGACGCCTCTTTCGAGCTCCTCGCCCTGTCGGAATTGGGACGCCTTCCGAGGTTCCTGCGCGTCGAGTCGTGGAAGGTCACGACCCAGGAGATCGCCGAGGTGCAGGGCGAGCCCTACGCTGCGACCGAGGCGACGGTGAAGATCCACACGGATCGGCGCCACATCCGCACCGCGGAGGGCAACGGCCCGGTCAACGCCCTCGACCGCGCGCTGCGCCACGTCATGACCCGCGACTACCCGGTGTGCGCGAATTTCGAACTCACCGACTTCAAGGTCCGCATCCTCGACGAGGACCGCGCGGGCACGGACGCGACGATCCGCGTCCTCATCGAGATGACGGACGGCCGGCGCGCATGGTCGACGGTCGGCATCGGCACCGACGTCATCGAGGCATCCTGGGAGGCGCTCTTCAACGCCTACTGGTGGGGGCTGCTCCACTCCGGGGCGACCTCGCTCCTTCAGGAGTAG
- a CDS encoding substrate-binding domain-containing protein: protein MKSLIKFSAIAGAAALTMAACASGADTAAPGSAETAQSSAAVQFEAKDPLTLGYSVYDLQNPYWQSYAAGVKAGAADAGVKVTVVDQKSDQAKQVSGSLDLINQNISGLIITPVQPTALPSTVDAAHAAKIPVVIGDIGTGGNYDAYIQSNNANGGELAAQYVIDKFAGKEGVHKVGVIELHAGSVVGEERVGGFVKKIESQDNLKIVASLDGNDTVDGGFSAAQDMLSANPDLEVIYAANDDSAIGAQRAMETAGKSVADGFVLIGFDGSSSALDLIEQGKMSATVAQDPYGQGKKAVETVLALLKGNDPGFDDPSAKTIFFPVQMVDSSTLADFRASRAEQK, encoded by the coding sequence ATGAAGTCACTCATCAAGTTCTCAGCTATCGCAGGAGCAGCTGCACTCACGATGGCGGCATGCGCCTCCGGTGCCGATACTGCAGCGCCCGGATCAGCCGAGACAGCACAGTCCAGTGCGGCTGTTCAATTCGAAGCGAAAGACCCACTTACCCTTGGCTACTCGGTCTATGACCTTCAAAATCCGTACTGGCAGTCGTATGCGGCAGGTGTCAAGGCAGGTGCTGCCGACGCGGGAGTCAAGGTGACTGTGGTGGACCAAAAGTCGGATCAGGCCAAGCAAGTCTCCGGTTCCCTTGACCTGATCAATCAGAACATCTCAGGATTGATCATCACTCCCGTTCAGCCCACGGCGCTTCCGTCGACGGTGGACGCAGCGCACGCTGCGAAGATTCCCGTCGTCATTGGCGATATTGGAACCGGCGGCAACTACGATGCGTACATCCAGTCGAACAACGCCAACGGTGGTGAGTTGGCTGCACAGTACGTCATTGACAAGTTTGCGGGTAAAGAGGGCGTTCACAAGGTTGGTGTGATCGAACTTCATGCAGGCTCGGTTGTCGGTGAGGAACGAGTTGGTGGATTCGTCAAGAAGATTGAGTCGCAGGACAACTTGAAGATCGTGGCCTCACTTGACGGCAACGACACCGTTGATGGCGGCTTCTCTGCGGCGCAGGACATGCTCTCTGCGAATCCGGATCTCGAAGTCATTTACGCAGCGAACGATGACTCGGCCATTGGTGCGCAAAGGGCAATGGAGACAGCGGGGAAGTCTGTTGCAGATGGCTTTGTGCTCATCGGCTTCGATGGTTCGAGCTCCGCACTTGACCTGATCGAACAGGGAAAGATGAGCGCGACTGTCGCTCAGGATCCGTATGGCCAGGGCAAGAAGGCCGTTGAGACGGTCCTGGCGCTTCTCAAGGGTAATGATCCCGGATTTGACGATCCGTCGGCAAAGACGATCTTCTTCCCTGTGCAGATGGTTGACAGCAGCACGCTCGCCGACTTCCGAGCGAGCCGCGCCGAGCAGAAGTAG
- the ilvD gene encoding dihydroxy-acid dehydratase, translated as MSRQLRSATSTQGRNMAGARSLWRATGMTDEDFGKPIIAVVNSFTEFVPGHVHLRDVGRLVSDAIRSAGGVAKEMNTIAVDDGIAMGHTGMLYSLPSREVIADSVEYMVNAHCADAMVCISNCDKITPGMLIAAMRLNIPVVFVSGGPMEAGKNIDPAAIIGPATTGHGNLITVMNATANDEVSDEDLLAIEKAACPTCGSCSGMFTANSMNCLTEALGLSLPGNGSTLATQVARRALFTRAGELIVDLCRRYYEEEDDSVLPRSIASVDAFRNAMTLDMAMGGSSNTVLHLLAVAHEGGVGFDLGDIAELGKTVPCLSKVAPNHNDYHMEDVHRAGGIPRILGELDRAGLLTHSVHSIHSPSLEEWLARWDPKSPSVAPEAIELWRAAPGDVRTAEAFSTSNKWAELDLDAEKGCIRDVEHAYTANGGLTVLFGNLAPEGAIIKAAGIDPELFHFEGSARVMESQEEAIEKILDKTVEAGDVVVIRYEGPAGGPGMQEMLYPTSFLKGRGLGKACALITDGRFSGGTSGISVGHISPEAADGGLIGLIEDGDRIIIDVDEGRLELDVPADEIEARRIAQEAREHPWTPRNRDRVVSPALQLYAATAMSASKGAARDVSRVLR; from the coding sequence ATGAGCAGGCAGCTTCGCTCGGCGACATCGACGCAGGGACGCAACATGGCGGGCGCACGCTCGCTCTGGCGGGCGACCGGGATGACCGATGAGGACTTCGGCAAGCCGATCATCGCGGTCGTCAACTCCTTCACCGAGTTCGTTCCCGGCCACGTCCACCTGCGCGACGTCGGCAGGCTCGTCTCCGACGCGATCCGCTCCGCGGGCGGCGTGGCGAAGGAGATGAACACCATCGCCGTCGACGACGGCATCGCGATGGGGCACACGGGCATGCTCTACTCGCTGCCCTCGCGCGAGGTCATCGCCGATTCGGTCGAATACATGGTGAACGCCCACTGCGCCGACGCGATGGTGTGCATCTCGAACTGCGACAAGATCACACCCGGCATGCTCATCGCCGCGATGCGCCTCAACATCCCCGTCGTCTTCGTCTCCGGCGGGCCGATGGAGGCCGGGAAGAACATCGATCCCGCGGCGATCATCGGACCGGCGACCACCGGTCACGGCAACCTCATCACGGTGATGAACGCGACGGCGAATGACGAGGTCTCCGACGAGGACCTCCTCGCGATCGAGAAGGCCGCGTGCCCGACCTGCGGCTCCTGCTCGGGAATGTTCACCGCGAACTCGATGAACTGCCTCACCGAGGCCCTCGGCCTGTCCCTCCCGGGCAACGGCTCGACGCTGGCCACCCAGGTGGCGCGCCGCGCCCTCTTCACCCGCGCGGGCGAACTCATCGTCGACCTGTGCAGGCGCTACTACGAGGAGGAGGATGACTCGGTTCTGCCGCGCTCGATCGCGAGCGTCGACGCCTTCCGCAACGCGATGACCCTCGACATGGCGATGGGCGGCTCCTCGAACACCGTCCTCCACCTCCTCGCCGTCGCGCACGAGGGCGGGGTCGGCTTCGACCTCGGCGACATCGCCGAACTCGGCAAGACCGTCCCCTGCCTGTCGAAGGTCGCGCCGAATCACAACGACTACCACATGGAGGACGTCCACCGGGCCGGCGGCATCCCCCGCATCCTCGGCGAGCTCGACCGGGCCGGACTGCTCACCCACTCGGTCCATTCGATCCACTCGCCCTCCCTCGAGGAATGGCTCGCGCGCTGGGATCCGAAGTCTCCGAGCGTCGCCCCCGAGGCGATCGAACTGTGGAGGGCGGCGCCCGGCGACGTGCGGACCGCCGAGGCCTTCTCGACCTCGAACAAGTGGGCCGAACTCGACCTCGACGCCGAGAAGGGCTGCATCCGCGACGTCGAGCACGCCTACACCGCGAACGGCGGCTTGACGGTCCTCTTCGGCAATCTCGCCCCTGAGGGCGCGATCATCAAGGCCGCCGGCATCGATCCGGAGCTCTTCCACTTCGAGGGCTCCGCCCGCGTGATGGAATCCCAGGAGGAGGCCATCGAGAAGATCCTCGACAAGACGGTCGAGGCCGGCGACGTCGTCGTCATCCGCTACGAGGGCCCCGCCGGGGGCCCCGGAATGCAGGAGATGCTCTACCCGACCTCCTTCCTCAAGGGCCGCGGCCTGGGCAAGGCGTGCGCGCTCATCACCGATGGCCGCTTCTCGGGCGGCACCTCGGGCATCTCCGTCGGGCACATCTCCCCGGAGGCGGCGGACGGCGGGCTCATCGGCCTCATCGAGGACGGCGATCGCATCATCATCGACGTCGACGAGGGGCGCCTCGAACTCGACGTCCCCGCAGACGAGATCGAAGCCCGCCGCATCGCCCAGGAGGCGCGCGAGCACCCGTGGACCCCGAGGAACCGCGACCGCGTCGTCTCCCCCGCACTCCAGCTCTACGCGGCCACCGCGATGTCGGCCTCCAAGGGCGCGGCGCGCGACGTGTCGCGGGTGCTCCGCTGA
- a CDS encoding ABC transporter permease, which produces MSEIVSQGSIDSLQEQARVQSERDSKRALRLRSLMQNAGVLIPFVLILGLCVAFVPNFLSASNVTNVLIGSAILGIIGLGQTVVIGVRGIDLSVGSAQALVACSTAIAMAHGGALAGVVCGIGVGLITGLINGLLVTQLRVPDFIATLSTMSVYRGAVLLITGGAPVVISSIGFKGFATTSVIGLPLPFIVAMAIGFAWWLVVARARFGRHLIAVGDAPAAATDSGISVSRMVVSAYVLCGLMAGVAGVLLASQLGIVNGTVSTGLELKAIAIVVLGGTSMMGGRPRIVGTLIGALLLSMIYAALNLLNVSSFYQYIALGALLVFALSLDSLQRAVVKKAFLGGKASR; this is translated from the coding sequence GTGAGTGAGATTGTGTCACAGGGCTCGATTGATTCGCTTCAGGAGCAGGCGAGAGTTCAATCAGAGCGTGATTCGAAGCGGGCGCTCCGCTTGCGATCGCTCATGCAGAATGCTGGAGTTCTGATTCCGTTTGTATTGATCCTTGGGCTCTGCGTCGCGTTTGTGCCCAATTTCCTATCGGCATCAAATGTTACGAATGTCTTGATTGGTTCAGCGATCCTTGGCATCATTGGGCTCGGTCAGACAGTCGTAATCGGCGTTCGAGGTATTGATCTGTCGGTTGGTTCTGCTCAGGCGCTCGTTGCGTGTTCCACGGCAATAGCCATGGCACATGGTGGAGCGCTTGCTGGAGTGGTTTGCGGTATTGGCGTCGGCTTGATTACAGGCCTCATCAATGGACTGCTGGTGACACAACTTAGAGTTCCTGACTTTATTGCGACATTGTCGACCATGAGCGTATATCGCGGCGCAGTGCTTCTCATTACGGGAGGTGCTCCGGTGGTGATCAGTAGTATCGGGTTCAAGGGATTCGCGACGACCTCTGTCATTGGCCTGCCGTTACCGTTCATTGTGGCGATGGCTATCGGGTTTGCGTGGTGGCTCGTCGTGGCGAGAGCGCGCTTTGGACGACATCTGATCGCGGTGGGCGATGCGCCGGCTGCTGCGACCGATTCGGGTATTTCGGTTTCGCGCATGGTCGTCTCTGCATACGTTCTCTGCGGGTTGATGGCGGGCGTCGCCGGTGTGCTGCTGGCGAGTCAGTTGGGAATTGTTAATGGAACCGTGTCGACGGGTCTTGAGTTGAAGGCGATTGCGATCGTTGTGCTCGGTGGCACGTCGATGATGGGCGGACGCCCACGGATCGTGGGCACGCTGATTGGTGCCCTTCTACTGTCGATGATCTATGCAGCGTTGAATCTGCTCAACGTCTCTTCGTTCTATCAGTACATCGCGCTCGGCGCGCTACTGGTCTTCGCGCTTTCATTGGACTCTCTCCAGCGCGCGGTCGTGAAGAAGGCGTTCCTAGGTGGGAAGGCGAGTCGATGA
- a CDS encoding LacI family DNA-binding transcriptional regulator gives MNARKSSGGGKGFQFVGVRQVAAAAGVSTGTVSNVLNRPETVSEQTRLRVQGAIDALGFVPSIAAGQLRGHRSKQIGVVVPDVGNPYWASVLRGVESIIEAEGLSMLVSSTHQDRKRQRSILRAHRSQGVDGLIHVPISESAMEWQEFERCTYGIVTIKPAEQGTDRAAVGSDDVTGARLAMEHLLELGHRSICFINGPHFVPWCANRLEGVRRAIEARGLRPSKVLKEISVADLTVAEGKIAAKRILAEGEATAVLCANDVTALGVILACDEARVTIPQDLSVVGYDDVDFAPALRPSLTTVHQPSFEIGVAAACRLLGRAYEVDATMLAPKLVARDSTGVPTSIRD, from the coding sequence ATGAATGCTCGAAAGTCCAGTGGGGGTGGCAAAGGGTTTCAATTCGTCGGCGTTCGGCAAGTTGCCGCTGCTGCTGGTGTATCCACAGGCACCGTTTCCAACGTTCTAAATCGCCCCGAGACTGTCAGTGAACAGACGCGGTTGAGAGTCCAGGGCGCGATCGATGCTCTGGGATTCGTGCCATCGATTGCCGCGGGTCAGTTGAGGGGACATCGATCCAAGCAGATCGGTGTTGTCGTGCCAGATGTAGGAAACCCCTATTGGGCATCGGTTCTGCGAGGCGTTGAGTCAATTATCGAGGCAGAAGGACTGTCGATGCTTGTCAGTTCGACGCACCAAGATCGAAAGCGCCAACGATCGATCCTTCGTGCGCATCGAAGTCAGGGGGTTGACGGTCTTATCCACGTCCCCATCTCCGAGTCCGCGATGGAATGGCAGGAGTTTGAAAGATGCACCTACGGGATCGTCACTATCAAACCCGCTGAACAGGGAACTGACAGGGCTGCTGTTGGATCTGATGACGTGACGGGCGCGCGGTTGGCGATGGAGCACCTTCTCGAGCTGGGTCATAGGTCGATCTGCTTCATCAACGGTCCGCACTTCGTTCCTTGGTGCGCGAATCGTCTTGAGGGCGTGCGCCGAGCAATCGAAGCAAGAGGCCTTAGACCCTCAAAGGTCCTCAAGGAGATCAGCGTTGCTGATCTAACCGTTGCAGAAGGCAAGATCGCAGCGAAGCGGATTCTTGCCGAAGGTGAAGCGACAGCAGTCCTATGTGCGAACGATGTCACGGCGCTTGGCGTCATCCTTGCCTGTGATGAGGCGCGTGTCACTATTCCTCAGGATCTTTCCGTCGTTGGGTACGACGATGTCGACTTCGCTCCGGCTCTCCGACCTTCACTAACGACCGTCCATCAGCCGTCATTCGAGATTGGAGTCGCGGCCGCGTGCCGACTGTTAGGGCGCGCCTATGAAGTCGATGCGACGATGCTGGCTCCGAAACTCGTCGCTCGCGACTCCACCGGTGTCCCGACGTCAATTCGCGACTGA
- a CDS encoding ATP-binding cassette domain-containing protein: protein MDNSEILRVEELHQKYPGVHAVKGVTLTIQEGMVLGLVGENGAGKSTLIKMLGGIERPYSGRIVVRDAEVQFGSSSDSQAAGIAVVSQEFMLVPDLSIADNIFLGHELTQGPFVKSATTLKEARELLKQLGLELDPNRLVSTLTVGDQQLVEIARALSYDFSVIIMDEPSAALNDAEIANLHVIVRRLAKAGKAVIYVSHHLDEIFEICSNVAVMRDGALVAEVRPSDISQDELIEAMLGRKPEKFSREAKLDSGAVFALQVQDVLLPGNANRHNFKLRNGEILGLAGLVGSGRSEMTRALFGAIPIIAGSVIVGGKNVRIRDSRSAIRNGIFMLSEDRKAEGIFPHLSVLENALVSKDRKNLKSVGRYLPIGAMESGAFGKLRESMRIRVANSRQLIASLSGGNQQKVLLGRALLSGCPILILNEPTRGVDVGAKVEIYQLIKELADRGVSVIISSSDAPELAAICDRCLVYFSGKIISEISGADNTEEAIIAAAVGQGMEGGDVE from the coding sequence GTGGACAATTCAGAAATCCTGCGGGTGGAGGAACTCCATCAGAAATACCCGGGAGTACACGCCGTAAAGGGCGTCACGCTCACCATTCAAGAAGGAATGGTCCTGGGACTTGTTGGCGAAAATGGCGCTGGAAAGTCCACGCTGATCAAAATGCTAGGAGGGATTGAGCGTCCGTATTCGGGCCGTATCGTTGTTCGTGACGCCGAGGTTCAGTTCGGCTCTTCAAGTGATTCCCAAGCGGCAGGTATTGCCGTTGTAAGCCAGGAATTTATGCTGGTCCCAGATCTTTCGATCGCCGACAACATATTCCTCGGCCACGAACTGACACAGGGTCCCTTCGTAAAAAGCGCGACCACACTCAAAGAGGCACGCGAACTTCTCAAGCAACTCGGCCTCGAGCTGGATCCGAACCGCCTGGTATCGACCCTAACCGTCGGAGACCAGCAACTCGTCGAAATCGCGCGGGCGCTATCGTACGACTTTTCTGTAATAATCATGGATGAGCCCTCTGCGGCGCTAAATGATGCAGAAATTGCGAATCTTCATGTCATTGTTCGTCGCCTCGCAAAGGCGGGCAAAGCAGTCATCTATGTTTCGCATCATCTTGATGAGATATTCGAAATCTGTTCGAACGTTGCGGTGATGCGTGATGGAGCCCTCGTTGCCGAAGTGCGTCCATCAGACATTAGTCAGGATGAGCTCATTGAGGCGATGCTTGGGCGCAAGCCTGAGAAGTTCTCGCGTGAAGCAAAGCTTGATTCCGGTGCTGTCTTTGCACTTCAAGTCCAGGACGTTCTGCTCCCGGGAAATGCTAATCGACACAACTTTAAGTTGAGAAATGGGGAGATCCTAGGCCTTGCGGGCCTCGTTGGATCTGGCAGATCTGAAATGACTCGTGCGCTATTTGGCGCAATTCCCATCATCGCGGGCAGCGTCATTGTTGGCGGAAAGAATGTCAGAATTAGGGACAGTCGATCAGCAATTCGGAATGGCATATTCATGTTGTCTGAAGACCGAAAGGCGGAAGGCATCTTCCCGCATCTGTCGGTGCTCGAAAATGCCCTGGTGTCGAAAGATCGAAAGAACTTGAAGTCCGTTGGGCGCTATCTTCCGATTGGTGCGATGGAGAGTGGGGCCTTTGGCAAGCTGCGAGAGTCGATGAGGATCCGTGTCGCAAATTCGCGCCAGCTCATTGCATCGCTCTCAGGAGGAAACCAGCAGAAAGTTCTGCTTGGTCGGGCGCTTCTTTCCGGATGCCCAATCTTGATTCTCAATGAGCCCACGCGAGGAGTGGATGTTGGGGCGAAGGTCGAAATATATCAGCTGATTAAGGAGCTTGCGGATCGTGGTGTATCTGTGATCATCTCAAGTTCTGATGCGCCGGAATTGGCCGCGATTTGCGATCGTTGTCTCGTCTACTTCTCTGGCAAGATAATTTCTGAGATATCTGGTGCCGATAATACTGAAGAGGCGATTATTGCTGCGGCCGTGGGTCAGGGGATGGAAGGGGGCGATGTCGAGTGA
- a CDS encoding cobalamin-independent methionine synthase II family protein produces the protein MTIRTTHVGSLPRTERLIEANRERRAGSLDEQGFTAVLQEEVNGVVARQAGLGLTILNDGEYGHAMIDNVDYGAWWTYSFSRFSGLSLEDIARFDVKPPAGREGRLSYSSFAERRDWNLFADAYCDPESGIHIANKNPVAFPTITSAIAYIGEEAVDRDIAGTKAALEAADRPVSDGFVAALSPGSAARIANAHYEDDEAVVWAFAEGLREEYRRITDAGLTVQIDAPDLAEGWDQFAVEPALEDYRAFQRVRIEALNHALEGIDPALVRYHVCWGSWHGPHTTDIPFKDIVDLALEVNANGLTFEAANARHAHEWTIWKDIDLAEGKYLIPGVVSHSTNVVEHPELVAQRIRQFADIVGDERVVASTDCGLGGRIYPSIAWAKLAALTEGARLASK, from the coding sequence ATGACAATCCGCACCACGCATGTCGGCTCCCTGCCCCGCACCGAGCGCCTCATCGAGGCCAATCGCGAGCGTCGAGCCGGTTCTCTCGACGAACAGGGGTTCACCGCTGTCCTCCAGGAGGAGGTCAACGGCGTCGTGGCCCGTCAGGCCGGGCTCGGCCTGACGATCCTCAACGACGGCGAGTACGGGCACGCCATGATCGACAACGTCGACTACGGCGCCTGGTGGACCTACTCCTTCTCCCGCTTCTCGGGGCTCTCCCTCGAAGACATCGCCCGCTTCGACGTCAAGCCCCCGGCCGGCCGTGAAGGCCGTCTCTCCTACTCCTCCTTCGCCGAGCGCCGCGACTGGAACCTGTTCGCCGATGCCTACTGCGACCCCGAGTCGGGCATCCACATCGCGAACAAGAACCCCGTCGCGTTCCCGACGATCACCTCCGCGATCGCCTACATCGGCGAGGAGGCCGTCGATCGGGACATCGCCGGCACGAAGGCCGCCCTCGAGGCCGCGGACCGTCCGGTCTCGGACGGCTTCGTCGCCGCCCTCTCCCCCGGTTCGGCCGCCCGCATCGCCAACGCCCACTACGAGGACGATGAAGCCGTCGTCTGGGCCTTCGCCGAGGGCCTGCGCGAGGAGTACAGGCGGATCACCGATGCGGGCCTCACCGTCCAGATCGACGCCCCCGACCTCGCCGAGGGATGGGACCAGTTCGCCGTCGAGCCGGCCCTCGAGGACTACCGCGCCTTCCAGCGGGTCCGCATCGAGGCCCTCAATCACGCCCTCGAGGGCATCGACCCCGCCCTCGTCCGCTACCACGTCTGCTGGGGATCCTGGCACGGCCCGCACACGACGGACATCCCCTTCAAGGACATCGTCGACCTCGCCCTCGAGGTGAACGCGAACGGCCTGACCTTCGAGGCCGCGAACGCGCGCCATGCTCACGAGTGGACGATCTGGAAGGACATCGATCTGGCCGAGGGCAAGTACCTCATCCCCGGGGTCGTCTCGCATTCAACGAACGTCGTCGAGCACCCCGAGCTCGTCGCGCAGCGCATCCGCCAGTTCGCAGACATCGTCGGGGACGAGCGCGTCGTCGCGTCGACCGACTGCGGTCTCGGCGGGCGCATCTACCCCTCGATCGCCTGGGCGAAGCTCGCCGCTCTCACCGAAGGGGCTCGCCTCGCCTCGAAGTGA
- a CDS encoding ABC transporter permease, with protein MNDKNPEMLKPSSDEHSPASGALWRLLKAQYLTATLIVVCVLLGLCSRSFFGAGNIANILAQSAFAGIAACGMTVLIAGGLIDLSVAGQIAICSIVVAVALPHMTIGAAFALALVLGVIMGLVNGLLVAGLRIPPFIATLGSLYLFLGAAFIFTDGNVVPISSHYFRAFTTGSISVVPIAFIVFACLAVLTYLLFQHTYFGREIRAVGSNERAAALAGISIPRVKTLAFVFAGFCFALSAMFICGRLSSAEGNMSIGYEMTVIAAVVIGGTSMRGGSGTIWGTVIGALLFTILGNALNLLGVPSYWQYVVTGVVLIVAISIGTVRQRAVPLRSE; from the coding sequence ATGAACGACAAGAATCCTGAGATGTTGAAGCCCTCATCTGATGAACATTCCCCGGCGTCAGGTGCCTTATGGCGCCTACTGAAGGCGCAATACTTAACGGCGACGCTCATTGTTGTTTGCGTGCTGCTCGGATTGTGTAGCCGTTCGTTCTTTGGGGCCGGAAATATCGCGAATATCTTGGCTCAGAGTGCTTTTGCGGGAATAGCTGCATGCGGAATGACAGTCCTCATTGCGGGTGGCTTAATTGATCTTTCGGTTGCCGGTCAGATTGCGATATGTTCGATTGTGGTGGCGGTTGCTTTGCCACACATGACCATTGGAGCGGCCTTCGCTCTCGCGCTCGTTCTCGGTGTGATCATGGGTCTGGTAAATGGTCTGCTGGTGGCGGGCCTGAGGATTCCGCCATTCATCGCGACACTCGGGTCGCTTTATCTTTTCCTGGGCGCGGCGTTTATCTTCACCGATGGAAACGTTGTTCCGATTAGCTCGCATTATTTTCGAGCGTTTACAACCGGTTCGATTTCAGTGGTGCCGATTGCGTTCATTGTGTTCGCGTGTTTGGCCGTCTTGACGTACCTCCTGTTCCAACATACGTATTTTGGTCGCGAGATTCGCGCAGTGGGTTCGAATGAGAGGGCTGCGGCTTTAGCGGGGATCTCAATTCCGCGCGTAAAGACGCTCGCATTTGTCTTCGCTGGATTCTGTTTCGCGCTGAGTGCGATGTTCATTTGTGGACGCCTGTCATCGGCCGAAGGAAACATGTCGATCGGGTATGAAATGACCGTGATTGCTGCGGTTGTTATCGGCGGAACGAGCATGCGGGGTGGCTCTGGAACGATATGGGGTACCGTGATCGGTGCTCTCCTGTTTACAATTCTGGGAAATGCTCTCAATCTCCTCGGGGTGCCGTCGTATTGGCAGTATGTCGTGACGGGTGTCGTTCTCATCGTTGCGATCTCCATCGGCACTGTGCGGCAACGTGCCGTTCCACTTAGGAGCGAGTAG